In a single window of the Esox lucius isolate fEsoLuc1 chromosome 22, fEsoLuc1.pri, whole genome shotgun sequence genome:
- the LOC105022516 gene encoding ankyrin repeat domain-containing protein SOWAHC: protein MATECTQEAVLQFLLEQGGRVKNQALTDHFKAIFPEDPEQKATVREQFKGYVDNVAFVKLENGVKNVCLKKKYRRSIKCTDSACNSNWTGTILKPDISTPVVSESLKYLKEDDKQLANLSEFGKVISYETIANRKAQQEISSGSGYGTVNVCGARPTDIHGIILEGKSAERTAATRSLVPNNNQSDNFENVSGIDFKEQPKLIRDDLQTSQQPQTTYTDCATGDPTYDCEAAPSGVMSQVSNSQLVNNHRSPTESQNSLASSLLSSEDGADESQYYDLPLGMSGSDSPTTKGRQNNFLGLSTNSSSQVRCSRVLRTSVYLSAKHRDSARNDADSISQVSSMTDEDGGSVTLDPLEHEWMMCASEGKWGSLHRLLSCEPNLITKKDFVTGFTCLHWAAKQGKQELLALMVNFAKQHTVPININARSSAGYTPLHLAAMHNHVEVVKLLVGAYDADIEARDYSGKKACQYLTDSVALDIRDIVGAGCGDSDPENTDYGDGGRWRLSKVLQSSLPLKLLSQGEEDPGDGAGQARQKPVRRKSSLSRMKPNLQKIRFRSSQIVHSTSFTSHCEAEELEGSRKSSFKSRPLSSLFG, encoded by the coding sequence ATGGCTACCGAGTGCACACAAGAAGCAGTCTTGCAATTTCTATTGGAACAAGGAGGGAGAGTGAAAAACCAGGCTTTAACTGACCATTTTAAAGCAATTTTTCCCGAAGACCCTGAACAGAAAGCAACTGTACGGGAGCAATTCAAGGGATACGTGGACAACGTTGCGTTTGTAAAGTTAGAAAATGGAGTAAAAAACGTTTGTTTAAAGAAAAAGTATCGGCGTTCGATAAAGTGTACAGACAGCGCGTGCAATAGCAACTGGACAGGTACCATATTGAAACCAGATATCAGCACCCCAGTCGTATCTGAATCGCTTAAGTACTTGAAAGAAGACGATAAACAATTGGCGAATCTGTCCGAATTTGGAAAGGTGATCTCTTACGAAACCATTGCAAACAGGAAAGCACAGCAAGAAATTTCATCTGGCTCCGGTTATGGTACCGTGAATGTCTGTGGTGCGAGACCAACGGACATTCATGGAATTATTTTGGAAGGCAAAAGTGCAGAAAGAACTGCGGCAACAAGGTCTCTGGTTCCGAATAATAATCAGTCAgacaattttgaaaatgtttcaggCATTGATTTCAAAGAACAGCCAAAACTGATCAGGGACGACCTTCAGACATCGCAACAGCCCCAAACAACTTATACAGATTGCGCCACAGGTGACCCGACATATGACTGTGAAGCTGCTCCATCAGGTGTGATGTCTCAGGTGAGCAATTCCCAGTTGGTGAACAACCACAGATCCCCAACAGAGTCTCAAAACAGCCTGGCGTCCAGTCTGCTTTCATCAGAGGACGGGGCAGACGAAAGCCAGTATTATGATTTGCCTCTGGGCATGTCTGGGAGTGACAGCCCCACAACTAAAGGtagacaaaataattttttagggCTCTCGACTAACAGCTCCTCGCAGGTGAGATGCAGCAGGGTGTTGAGGACCTCCGTCTACCTCTCTGCAAAGCACAGAGACAGTGCCAGAAATGACGCTGACTCCATCTCCCAGGTTTCCTCCATGACAGACGAAGATGGCGGCTCAGTCACTTTGGACCCGTTAGAACATGAGTGGATGATGTGTGCGTCAGAAGGGAAATGGGGAAGCCTTCACCGCCTCCTCTCCTGTGAACCGAACCTCATCACGAAGAAGGATTTTGTCACTGGGTTCACCTGCCTCCACTGGGCAGCCAAGCAGGGCAAACAGGAACTGCTGGCACTAATGGTGAACTTTGCCAAACAGCACACGGTACCTATCAACATCAACGCTCGCTCCAGCGCCGGctacactccactacacctagCGGCCATGCACAACCACGTCGAGGTCGTGAAGTTACTGGTAGGAGCCTACGATGCAGACATAGAGGCCAGAGATTACAGTGGGAAAAAGGCATGTCAGTATCTTACGGACAGCGTGGCCCTGGACATACGCGACATCGTCGGGGCAGGTTGCGGTGACTCAGACCCGGAGAACACAGACTATGGGGATGGGGGCCGTTGGAGGTTGTCTAAAGTTCTCCAGTCCAGCCTGCCCCTGAAGTTGCTCAGCCAAGGTGAGGAGGACCCAGGTGATGGTGCCGGCCAGGCCAGACAGAAGCCCGTTCGCAGGAAGTCATCACTCAGCAGAATGAAACCCAATCTGCAGAAGATCCGATTCAGGTCCTCACAGATAGTCCACAGCACGTCGTTCACTTCACACTGTGAGGCCGAGGAGCTTGAAGGCTCCAGGAAAAGCTCTTTTAAATCCAGGCCTCTGTCAAGTCTGTTTGGATAG
- the sept10 gene encoding septin 10 yields the protein MTTSDVARQGDKNAQPLTLSGHVGFDSLPHQLVNKSTCQGFCFNILCIGETGIGKSTLMDTLFNTNFENFESSHFEPKVKLRAQTYDLQESNVRLKLTIVNTVGFGDQLNKDKSYQHVVDYIDTQFESYLQEELKIKRSLHNYHDSRIHACLYFIAPSGHSLKSLDLVTMKKLDSKVNIIPVIAKADTISKTELHKFKIKIMSELVSNGVQIYQFPTDDETVSKINTAMNGILPFAVVGSTEEVKIGNKMVKARQYPWGVVQVENENHCDFVKLREMLICVNMEDLREQTHTRHYELYRRCKLEEMGFTDTNPESKPVSLQETYEAKRQEFLGELQHREEEMRQMFVQRVKEKETELKEAERELQGKFEQLKRLHSEEKSKLDEKRRTLEDEINTFSKKKAATELLQGQSFNANTNLKKDKDRKNSGFM from the exons ATGACCACGTCGGATGTTGCTCGGCAGGGG GACAAAAACGCCCAGCCCCTGACCTTGTCTGGCCATGTGGGCTTTGACAGCCTTCCTCATCAGCTAGTCAACAAATCAACATGCCAAGGTTTCTGCTTCAATATCCTTTGTATTG GCGAAACAGGTATTGGTAAGTCCACGCTAATGGACACACTGTTCAACACAAACTTTGAGAACTTTGAGTCTTCTCACTTTGAGCCCAAGGTTAAGCTGCGAGCGCAGACCTATGACTTGCAGGAGAGCAACGTGCGCCTCAAGTTGACCATCGTCAACACAGTAGGATTtggtgatcaattaaataaggACAAGAG TTATCAGCATGTTGTGGACTACATTGACACCCAGTTCGAGTCGTATCTGCAAGAGGAGTTGAAAATAAAGCGCTCCCTTCATAACTACCACGACTCTCGCATCCATGCCTGTCTCTACTTCATCGCCCCTTCAGGACATTCCCTCAAGTCCCTGGACCTGGTGACCATGAAGAAGCTGGACAGCAAG GTCAACATCATCCCTGTCATCGCCAAAGCAGACACCATCTCCAAGACCGAGCTCCACAAGTTTAAAATCAAGATCATGAGCGAGTTGGTCAGTAATGGTGTCCAGATCTACCAGTTCCCCACGGATGACGAGACCGTCTCCAAGATCAACACCGCCATGAAC GGTATTCTGCCTTTTGCTGTTGTGGGCAGCACAGAAGAGGTGAAGATTGGCAATAAAATGGTGAAAGCGCGACAGTATCCCTGGGGCGTGGTGCAAG TGGAGAATGAGAACCACTGTGATTTCGTGAAGCTCAGGGAGATGCTGATCTGTGTCAACATGGAGGACCTGagagaacagacacacaccaggcACTACGAGCTCTATCGCCGCTGTAAACTAGAGGAGATGGGCTTCACAGACACTAACCCAGAGAGCAAGCCGGTCAG cctGCAGGAGACTTATGAAGCCAAGCGGCAGGAGTTCCTGGGGGAGCTGCagcacagagaggaggagatgaggcaGATGTTTGTCCAGAGAGTCAAGGAGAAAGAGACTGAACtgaaggaggcagagagggag TTGCAAGGTAAGTTTGAGCAGCTGAAGAGACTGCACTCCGAGGAGAAGAGCAAGCTCGACGAGAAGAGGAGAACTCTGGAGGATGAGATCAACACCTTCAGCAAGAAGAAGGCAGCCACCGAGTTGCTCCAAGGCCAGTCCTTCAATGCTAACACCAACCTCAAGAAGGACAAAGACCGGAAAAA ctCTGGGTTCAtgtga